From Peromyscus maniculatus bairdii isolate BWxNUB_F1_BW_parent chromosome 19, HU_Pman_BW_mat_3.1, whole genome shotgun sequence, the proteins below share one genomic window:
- the LOC121823896 gene encoding small ribosomal subunit protein uS10, producing the protein MAFKDTGKTPVEPEVAIHRIRITLTSRNVKSLEKVCADLIRGAKEKNLKVKGPVRMPTKTLRITTRKTPCGEGSKTWDRFQMRIHKRLIDLHSPSEIVKQITSISIEPGVEVEVTIADA; encoded by the coding sequence ATGGCCTTTAAAGACACCGGGAAGACGCCCGTGGAGCCCGAGGTGGCGATCCACCGGATCCGGATCACGCTCACCAGCCGCAACGTGAAGTCGCTGGAGAAGGTGTGTGCCGACTTGATCAGGGGTGCGAAGGAAAAGAACCTGAAGGTGAAAGGACCCGTGCGCATGCCTACCAAGACACTGAGAAtcactacaagaaaaacaccttgtGGTGAAGGTTCCAAGACGTGGGATCGTTTCCAAATGAGAATCCACAAGCGACTCATTGACTTGCACAGTCCTTCCGAGATTGTTAAACAGATCACTTCCATCAGTATTGAGCCAGGAGTGGAGGTTGAAGTCACTATTGCGGATGCCTAA